The Oligoflexus sp. sequence ACAAAGGGAATGCCGAGCATGCCGGCGAGGAGCGCAGGATGCGAGGAAGGCGATGAAGTCCGGCTCACCACGATACCGGCCACGATGGGCAGTTCACGCGGCACATCATCCATCACGAGAATATCCGAAGGTCCGATCGCACCCTCCGCCAGCAGACCTTCCAACTCTCCCTTTTTCACAACGCGAACATGCCCCACACCCCAGCCCGCGTTATAGCAGATGCGGGCCTCGGCCGTATGGCGACGGGCTAGCTTGATACCGAGGGCTTCAAAACGGGCCGCGTCTTTGAGGACGAAATCCATCTGTTCAGGTCCGGGCAAATAAAAAAGCGTCTCTGGCACCGAGGGCATCTTTGTGCTTAATATCGAGAAGACGGCCGTGACCGACTCGGGATCCAAAGGATCCTGGCTCATCAGCTGAACATCCGCGATCGGCGGGTTATTATACTCATCGACAGATTTGGGAATCAGAAGAGTACCCAAAAGAAGACGACGGCCTTGAGCATGCTGGGAGATCGCATCCACCTGCGCTGCGCTGAGGCCTGCGTACTCCGGCAGAGTTGTCAGATGCTCGGCATGATAGCGAAAGCGTTCCGGGTGCCAGATCAGTTTGGAAAATTTTCCGGACGCGTCCAAAGCGATCGAAAACTTGATATAGCCGCGGTACAGGGGATCCTGCCAGGTCCCGACGAAATAGGTCCAAAAAGTTTCTGTGGTCAAGGGTTCCGGTTCTACGGTAACCATGCCTTCGAACTGTTTCAGAACGGAGTCAGGCGGCTGGGCTGGTGAGCACGACAGAACGTGTCCGCATAGGGCCAGGAGCATAAGAATTCTCAGGATCATGACCGTCTCCAACGCAGGCGAAGTGGGGTTGAGGGGCGCTTTTAAATGGAGCAAAGCCCCGGCAAAGTCAACGTTCATTTACGTGAGTTTCCCGCTTGATGAAATACGGGAAAAAACCCATGGTTGGAGACTCCAGGATTTGACTGACCGGCTGATCAGAGGCATTGAGCGGAAAACAAGGAGGCCCCATGGAGTGTCGATTGGCAAATGCAGATCAAATCGCGCAGGCTTTTGCGCAGGTCCATGTGGTTTGGCCGCATGATCCTGACCCCGCCTTGCACCTTGAGAAAAGGCTGGCGTCCAAGCAGCATCAAAGAGCCAGCTGGTTCGTGATCGAAGATGCGGGAACGGTTGTCTGCAGCCTCGGGGCTTATCCGTTCCAGCTCTTCGGTCCTGATGGGGACCGTCCCGCGCGGGCCTTCGGTGCCGTCTTCACCCCCGAGGCGCATCGGGGACAAGGGCATGCCGCGCGGCTGATCAGCTGGGTTTGTGAGCATTATGCGGAGATGGGGACGCTCGATTTCATTCTCTATTCCGATATAGATCCGGCCTACTATCAAAAACTCGGGTTCCAAACGCTGCCGTCCTACGAGTGGGCCTGGGATTTGCCTCGATCCGGCCCGCGGGTGGACATGACCGTATTTCCAGCCCGACCCCTGGACCCCGAACTGCCAGGCTTTCGTTATGGCATAAGGCGCCAAACAGCCGATGCGATTTGGGTTCAGGAAAAACAAAACAGCCCCCTGCGCCTCAGTCGCTGTCTTGCGACCGGAAACTGGCTGCTTTCGCGTCAGGACCATGGTACGTACACGCTGCTCGAGAGCAGTCTCACGCAATCTGCCAGCGACTGGCCCGAGCTGCTGCGTCTTATGGAAAGTGACGCGCGTCAGGCCGGTTGCCATCGCGTCAAAGGTTGGTGGGTGAGTCACGAGCCCCGGCCCGAGGCATCCTGGGAAAACGTGTTCAAACCCCGGAGCCAGGAGATCCTGATGTGGTCTTCGCTGCGTGGCGCGGGTGATCCCTGGCGCGCTGATATCGGACAGCATGGTTTCCGGGCTTTGCTGAGCGAGCATGTGTAAAGAGGAGCGGTTTTGATGCAAGGATCCAAACTCATTCATATCGAATTCATGGCCGAGAAAAGACCAATTCGCGTGGTCGATTCCTTCGATCAATTTCTGGATGAGTTCGCTGTGGAAGTCGGCGGGCAGTTGACGGATGAACGCTGCCCCTTCGGTGTTTTGCTGTGGCCAAGCGCCAGGATCGTGGCCCGCTGGCTGGTGAACGAAGCGCCATATGACCGTGAGGCGCCGCTGACGATCATGGAGCTTGGCTGCGGCGTGGGATTTCTATCCTGTGCTCTGGCTCTGATATTTCCCCGCGCGACCATCGTGGCCTGCGATTATGAAACGCAGCTGGGCCGCTACGTGAAAGCGAATGCGGAGCTTTGGGGTGTGAGTGATCGCGTCCGCTTCCAGGCAATCGATTGGCGTCAGCCGGTGCCGGAAGAATACCGGGGCCGGGCGGATTGGGTCCTGGGCGCCGATGTTTTTTATGATGACAGTCACCTGAAGCATCTGCCGCCTTTTGCGCGGGATCTTTTGAAGGCCGATGGTCTTCTGACTCTGGCTGACCCCAAACGCTTTCGCTTCGGCACCGCCCTGGATATTCTGAAGCAGCATTTTATCCTGAAACGCTGGGTCGAAGAGGACTGCGATATCGAGAAGGAAGGCATCGAGGACTTCATGGTGAATAGCGGAGTCTTGAAAACCAAGGTCTCGATCCTTGAATTCGCCCAAAAACCATCCTGAATGAAAAATGGCCCTTCCGTGAAGAAGGGCCTATGAGAAAAGGGGAGCTTCTCAGTTCCCGTTACATCCCCACCACACGCCGCCCAGCCAGTCATCAGCAGCTTCATCGTATTCATCACCGCAGTTGGGATCACTGGAACCACCGCTGGCATTATTGCGATACGAACAGGCGTCATGATCCAGACAGTCCTTGGTCCATGACGAGGGCGCGCCCCAGCCGCAATCGGCTCCGCAGCGTCCCATGCAACCATAGTTATTCGGCCAGTTCACGCCGACCACGATATTTTCCGCCACGTATGTCGACAGCTGCGTATTCCACTGAGCGGTGACGGTCGAACCATTCTTGATGCAGGTGATGCCTTCGTTTTTCAAGTGCGTGCTGTTGAAGTTCCGGGTGGGGAAGGCATAGTTATCGGGGGCCTGCGAAAGATAGTCGAAGGCCAGATAAAGAGTTTTCTGTTCGATCGGCGAGGATTCCGTCACATTTTCGGTCCTCGCATAATCCTGGGCAGCCTGTGACAGGGCCTTGCGCTCGGCTTCGGTGAGCACAGCGCCGTGCCCGTCGATCTTTTGCAGGCCGGATTCGGTGCTCATACCCAAATCAAACTGATGATCGTTGACCTGGATGGCCACTTCCACGGTATTGGTTGCGGTTGAAGTCGTCTCATAGACGATCGCGACCGTTTCTCCGCCTATCTCATACTGAAATCCATCGCGCGGTGCGTTTGGATTCTGCTTGGGAATGCCGCAGGCCACGAATGTTAATGCCAGGAGAGACAAATATTTCATGTATCTTACCCCATTGTGGACTCTTTATAACAACTCTCTTCGGCAGGGGGGGCCGGGATTGAATGCCGGGGACGGGCGCGTGGCAAGACTGTGAATTAAGGCGCTTCCTCGGCGGTCAGGCGGTTTTTTAAAGTTTGCATGGGGGAAGGCCGCGGCCGCCGATCCGGTGGGAAAACCCTGCCGCTTGCCCAAGCGGCCGGGACTCCAGCTAAAATAGAAAGAGAGGGATTTTTCTTGGGGCAGGACCTTGGGCCGGTGACTTTTGCCCGGCGCTACTTACAATAAAATCATTTTCTTACATTTCTCAGTGAATTCCGGAAAATTCGCGCCGACAGAGGGTTAAGTATTCGAGTAGCAATGCTAGGGGAGGAAGGTGCATGGGTATGGCTTTGGCTGTGACGGTGGCCGTCGGGCTATTGGGGAGTTCGCTGACCTGGCTTTGGTTCCGCATGTCTCATGAGAGGCATGACGACCCGGATATAGCCGATCTCGTGAAGCAGCGCCGTTCGAATTTTGAAGAAAGCGTCCAGAGCGCGGAAAAGCTGATTCGGAAGGGCTAGGGCTTAGGCCGCCGGTTTCCCCTGACGCTGCAGCTCCTCGAAGATCCTGTTTCTTTGGATACCATTCAATCCTAAAATCTTCGCACCGTGTTTGAAACGGTGCTGATCAATTTTGCCCCAGCGGATTTCAATGGTGAAACTCGCGAGACCCCAGTCCTGCAGTTTCTTCATCAGCCCTTCGTCTTCGACATCCATGCTCACATCCAGCAGCACGTCCTTGGCAAGGAAGATATCCCCGACCAGGGCGAGGCCCGTGCGCGAAAAATCCCTGAGTTCAAAGACCCCGTGCTCGGAGCGCAGAAGCACCTTGAGGGGCGGCAGTTCCAACCTTTCCTCCAGGCGTTCGATGCGGGCGAAATTCCAATAGAGCCTTTCCGCCCTTTCAATGGCTCCCGGTTCGGATTGAAACGGATCCACCTGCCAGGCCTTCACCAGTTGCTGGGAGTGTTTCACCCGCACGTATCGGGGGATCAGGATGCTGGCATCCGCCCATGGACCAAGCAGTTCACGGGTCTCTGAGCCTATCATGATACGGAAGGGTTCGCAGGCGCTTTCCAGGCGCGAGGCGAAGTTCACGCCATCTCCAATCAAGGTGAAGTCAAAACGGGTTTCGTTGCCGATATTACCAATATAGACCTGGGCTGTATTGATGCCGATTCGGGCCGGATAGAGAGCTTCGCCTTTATCATGGGCGGTGAGACAACGCTCATAGAGTCGTCTTTGAATGGCCATCGCGCACTGCACCGCCTGATCCGCGTGCGCGCTTTGCGTCTGGCCGAGCAGGTTATAGCCAAAGAAGCAGAGAAGGCCATCGCCCAGGGTTTTATCTATGACGCCTTCGTGCCGGTGAATAATGCGGGTGGCTTCATGCAAAAGATCCTTGAGCTGCGCAAAGGTCTCCTGAGGCGGCAGACGCTGCGAGGTCAGGGAAAAACCCACCAGATCAAGGAACATGATGCTCACGTTTTGGGCGGATGGCTCCTTGATCAGGACATTGGGATTGGCGAGGATCTTCTGCAGCTGATCAGTCGCGATCACATCGGCGAGCGCCGCCTGAAGCGTCCTGTTCTTGCTGTCGCGGCGCATCATTTTCCAGGTCAGTGCGGAAAGGCTCAAGAGCACGAAGCCGAGGTTCGGCCAAAGCCAGAATATTTTGATATCGGCGAAGGCGAAGAGCGCGAGCCCAAGCGCGGCCGCACCAGAGGTCGCCAGGAGAAAGATCAGCGCAAAGATCATGGGCTCCAGTAAAAGCCCGGCCAGGACACCGAGCATGGTGCCAAGGAAAAGTTTCGGCAAGGATGCTGCGATGGTTTGAATCCATTGCCCTGTGATGACGCTGTTCACCATCGCTATCATCAGATAGCCGCCTGGGATCGAGCCCATCGGCGTTTCCACAAGATCCGAGCTGCCGGTGTACATTCCGGGTAGAATCAGAACGATCTGTTCGGGCGTGATGACATCCGCAAAGCTTACATTCTTTTCCGCCCGTTTGAAGGCGCGGTCCAGGCTGAAGGACTGCTTCAGGATCGTTTCGCGATCCAGTAAGTTGACCAGGACCTCGGCGGTGCGCGTCGTCATGCGCTGACCATTGATGGCGATGCCCTGAGGACCCACTGTCACCCAGTCCGCAGCCCAAAGGCTCCAGTGCGGGATTAGAACGTCCGCTGCAGGTCGATGGAAGAGCTCCACCGTTCCACCGCCGCTGTAGTGCGCATGTCCAAAGAGGGAAAAACTTTTCTGGACATCGACATGGGGACCGTAAACAGCACGCGGCGTGACCGGCAGCCAGTCGAGTTCCATGTCCGAAGGCATCCAACGTTTTTTCGCCCAGATCGGTAGATCAAGGGGAATCGGTTCGACGAATTTAAGGGTGTCGGCCGTCATGAATACGATGGAGGCGAGCGGCACACCCGCGGCCTTCAGGTCTTCACTGATCTTATCCGCATCATAGCGGCCGCGCGGTGTGGCAAAGATCTTATCGATCATAATAAGGCGCGGCTTGGCGGCGGCCACGGCCTTGAAGAACTCCGCCCATTCCTGAAAATCCAGATCATCGCGACCCAGACTGCGAATGGAGCGATCATCCATGAAATAAATCTTCAGCCGCGGATCGAGCTGCGGTCCTTGACCCATGGCTGCCCGCAGACGAAACTCCAGGGCCTGGATCAACTTCTGGTCCAAAAGCTTTCCCAAAGGACTCGATTCCACCGCATGCAATCCCAAGGCGATCAGGATCGCGGCCAGCAGCCACCTTCCTAAGATGGGCCGTGGTGCGTCGCGGGCATCGAGCCAGGATTGAAGCCTTTGGAACATGGGACCTCCGGTAAGGCTTTCGGCAGAATTCGCGGCGAGGGTTAGCGGAAAACAGCGCCCGGGATGAATCTTTAATGCGCCCATTGCAGTCGTGATATCCCAGTAGAAACAATATATTAAAGCTGTCCTTCGCCTCTCCTAAGACAGCCGGGGCACGGGCCGATAAGATTCGCAAGAGATAAGGGAAAATCCATGAACTTGCGAATGTTACCTCATAAGGCGGGTGCCCTGCTGGCTTTCGCTTTCCTTGTGTTGGGTGCCTGCGTGCCCGGCGGCAAAGACCAGCGAAAGTCCGCGCCGCAGGATTCCAGCGTGGCCACTCCAGGTGCCGATGATCCCGAGATTCAGGAGCTCGGCGCTACCGATCCCGTCTCCATTGCCGGTGTGAATCTGATAGCGGATTATCAGAATACCCGTGCGCGCTGTGATTTTAAAAACATCGCGGCGGATGATTATGAAATATTCTGTCGCGTCACCATCACCAGTGAACTCGGCAGCGAGTTTCTGCCTTTGAAAGTCAAGCCGACCCTGCAGCTCTCGTGGCAGCAGCCGGTTCAGACCCGTGGTGAATTTCGCCTGGATCGCTGCCAGGAATCACCCGATCATCTGAGCTTTCAGTGTCAGGGTCAGCTGAAATCAGGAACTTCGGCACTGGAATTTCCTCTCCAGATCATCGACAGCGCGCTGCAGCAATCCCGCATGGAAAGACCGGAAGTTCTTCTGCCTTATTTTGTGGGCGTGATTGAGGGCGACTTCAGTGATACGCACCGCTCGTTCCAGGGCCTGCCCGATCCTTCCGTGGATACGGCCGTGCTGGATAAACAGCTGGTGCAGGCCGGCTTTTTCCGAACCGAAGTCGACCGCTTCGATCACAAGGTGAATGTGCTGGATGCCTGCGAGCATGGTGATCTCATCATCATGGCGACGCCGACTTACATTTATATCCACGACAGCAGAAAGAACGAACTGAAAGCGGTCGCCGGACGCTTTGATGAGAACGTGCGGTTCAGCTATCGTTTTGAAGATCCCCTGCGTTTGAATCATCAGACCTATCGCGTGGCCTGCGGACCGGAAGGTTTCACGACCTACCATGCGAATAGCGGCTTTGATGTGGATAGCACCGGGCTTTTCAGCAGTGCCCTGCGTGCGCTTCATTTTGATTACCAGGGCCGGCTTCTGCGCTTTCAGGATGCGCTGACCGATCAGGTGACGGGCCGCGTGGCGCAGAATAAAAGCAATCGCAATCTTTCCGCGCTCGGTGCGGGTCGTCAGCGCATCGGCAGCATTGTCAACTATGATGGCGAGAATTTTCAGCTGGTCGATATCATAAAGTCCGCGGATCAGCTGATCTGGACTCTGAGCACCTATGCTCCGAACAAAACCGAGGCGCTCCGTTCACGCGTGCTGCAGACCTTGGATATCACAGCCGGCGACGTCATCACCGGCGGGCTGGTCGATGCCTCTGTGCTGGCCCGATTTGTGCGGGATCGTCCCGAAATACTTCTTTATTCGGGCCGCTGCAACTATAACCTTTATGATGTGAAAGAGGGCCGTATCCAGACGACCGTCGGCCCCAAAAAGGATGTGATGACTGCGCCCGGAGCCTGCGCCGAGGATACCGTCATCCCCGGTCGTGAATTCGCGCGCTTTGGACCCGGATCGTTCATTTTCAAGATTGATAATGAAACATGGCGAACGGTCGATAGCCAGCAGCAGATCAAGCCTTTGGTCAGCGGAACCCTGGCCTTCACGCAGGAGCCTGTGGACCTTTTGAAACAGGGCCTCATGCCAGCCTTTGATGGACGGGTTCCGGTCGGGTCCAAAGTCTATCCGCTGGCTGGGGAACGGCTGCTGGTCACCAACCTTACATACCTTGGCCTTATTCAGCAGGGTCGGCTGCAGCTGATCTCGGCCAACAATCGCCTGCGCACGCCTGAGGTCGGACGGATCCATAACATTTTCTTTGAAGCGTCCACGCAGAAGATACTGAGGATCTATAACCGGACTCAGGGGACAGCGGCCACGGCCGTCATTGAAGTTCTCCAGGGTGAGGCCTTCGTTCCTTTCCTTGAAATTCCCTGCAGCGCGATCGTCGCTACGGGAACCTGTGCTGAATATATCTTCAAGACCGGCGCGACATCAGCGAGCTTTCTCGTCACCAGCCCTGGTGCCAGCGCCTCGGTCCCCGATCGTTCGGATGTTCTGAGTTACGATGGGAAGACGCAGGCCGTGAGCAATCAGGGCAGCTATGCGACAGCGCGGACCTATCGTTATCGCAATACGCGCGGTGAATCGCTGTCGAGCCGCATGATACTGCGGCATGAAAGTCAGTCGACCTTCTTGCTCTTTGATGCGAATACCGGGGTGTCGACGCCTATCAACCTGCCCATGGCCACTTATATGGATGCGTCGTCGATCTATTCGATTAATGAACAGGCAGGCACGCTCGATCTTCTTGTGGCCAATTCATTTGAGTCCGATCCATCGAAGAACTTTTCGGTTTTCCACATGGATCTGAATAACCCGAGCAGTTCAGCTCCCCGCATGGGTTTGGTCAGCGTGCCCCCTGCGGGTTCCAACAATGCCGCCCTGCCTTATACCGTGCCGCAGGATGGGCTTGATCTCACGCTTAACCTGGGCTTTCAGGCCAATGCGAAAGCCATCGATCAGCAATCGCATCTTTACTTTTATTTGCCGAGCGCGATCTATATGGCTCCGCTGGGTTCGTCGAAACTGGTGAAGCTTCTGGATTTGGAAAGCGCTGCCGACTGCGGTGGGCAGGCTTTTCATGGGACAGCGAAGGAAGGCGAACTGCGGACCCGGATGAAAACGACGATGAAAAACCTTTGCTACAACAAAACTGATGGTTTGTTTGTTGCGAATGGCTGCCGTGGGCGACAGGGTTTTCTGAATTTTGTGATTCGTCAGTACTATGGATCGGAGAGCGCGAACCTGACTCTGGTCACAGCGCCGTGCACGCTCCTGCCCTAAAGGCTCGTGACGGTAAACACTGGTGGATTATGACAAAAATGCAGCTTGCAGTTTTTCACGTAAGGCGTCAAAGAAGAATTCGTAACATTTGCCGAATATTGTGAGTCTGATCATTGAGTCGTCTATACAAAATACTGGTGGCCGAGGATAATGAATTGATGCTGGAACTCCTCTCCGCCGAGGTTCAGGAGTATCTGGTCACCGTCGATCTGCGGCAGGCCTGCGATGGTCATGATGCTTTGAGCAAGGCCATGTCCGAACCCTTTGACCTGATCATCTCGGACAACGTGATGCCGGGTCTTCTGGGTTCCGCTGTGCTGCGCAGCTTGCGTTCGAATCCAGGACCGAATCAGAACACGCCTTTTATTTTTTGCTCAGGGAATTTCTCGCTCGATGAAGTCAAAGGGCTGAAGGATTGTCATCTTCTGCAAAAGCCCTTTGATATGCGGCGACTCCACGCGCTGCTCGCGCGCCTCTTTCAGTACGAAAATCCTCATTTCGCCTGAACTCCCGACAGGTAGCTTATTCATGGTCGATTGGGCAGATCGGGGCAGGCGAGTCCATAGCTGCGATAGATCGCGCAGAAGCTGCCATCCTTTTTCATCTGCGCAAGGCAGGCATCCAGCTCTCTGAGAAACGCAATGCGGTCCGGGATATGTTGGGATTTTTTCGAGACTGCCGTGAAGTAATGCCCATCATGCGCGACCCAATCCAGGACTTTGACCTGATCCTTAAGGCCCAGACGTTGAGCAGCGTACAAGGCAGGCTCGACCGCATTCACGAAAGCATCGATGCGGCCCGCCAGAAGCTTGCGAAAATTCTGTTCGGTGCTGGCCGCCTCGTCCACGGTCCGCGCCTTTCTTCGCTCCTCGACGTATTTCATGAACATCGGCGAATAGCGCAGTCCAATGATGTGCCCGAGCCTCAGGCTGTCAAAATCCGTGGGTTTCGTGATGCTTATGTTGGAATCGGCCCGAACGAAAGGCCGATATTCCGTGCGAAAGAGTTCCTGGTGCCCAAAGTCGACGAAGCTTTCCCGTGCCTCGCTATAGGAATAGGTATGGATGTCGATGAAGCCTTCCTGCATGCTGATCTGCATGCGTTCAATCGGCAAATCGACGAAGATGAAAGGGCGTTTGATCGCGTTCAGGCACTGGCTCAGCGTATCCGTGGTGATGCCCTGCCGCCGTCCCTGGGAGTCTTTGAAGTAATAAGGGGGAAAATCCGGGAAATTGATTTCAATCGGCGCGCGCGGAGGCATGCCTTCTGCGGTCACGCTGCTGCCAGTAAAAAAAAACAGAAGCCAAGGGTAAAGCTGTGGGATCATGAAAACCTTTCCCAGCAGAATAAGCCTGGCTTCCATCTTATGATGATTCGCGAAAAGCCGAAAGGCAGGAAAAGCGAAAACCTGCGAAGGCGTGACGCTCCAGGAATTCTATTCAGGTTGCTTGCTGCCTTCTTTCAAAGCTTCCGACAGCACCCTTCCTTCCGATCCGCTCGGTGGAATGGTGCCAGTCAGGAACGAAAGCGTCGGCGCCACATCCACGACATTGACGGTCTGCCCATAGCGTCCGGCTT is a genomic window containing:
- a CDS encoding GNAT family N-acetyltransferase is translated as MECRLANADQIAQAFAQVHVVWPHDPDPALHLEKRLASKQHQRASWFVIEDAGTVVCSLGAYPFQLFGPDGDRPARAFGAVFTPEAHRGQGHAARLISWVCEHYAEMGTLDFILYSDIDPAYYQKLGFQTLPSYEWAWDLPRSGPRVDMTVFPARPLDPELPGFRYGIRRQTADAIWVQEKQNSPLRLSRCLATGNWLLSRQDHGTYTLLESSLTQSASDWPELLRLMESDARQAGCHRVKGWWVSHEPRPEASWENVFKPRSQEILMWSSLRGAGDPWRADIGQHGFRALLSEHV
- a CDS encoding class I SAM-dependent methyltransferase, with product MQGSKLIHIEFMAEKRPIRVVDSFDQFLDEFAVEVGGQLTDERCPFGVLLWPSARIVARWLVNEAPYDREAPLTIMELGCGVGFLSCALALIFPRATIVACDYETQLGRYVKANAELWGVSDRVRFQAIDWRQPVPEEYRGRADWVLGADVFYDDSHLKHLPPFARDLLKADGLLTLADPKRFRFGTALDILKQHFILKRWVEEDCDIEKEGIEDFMVNSGVLKTKVSILEFAQKPS
- a CDS encoding adenylate/guanylate cyclase domain-containing protein is translated as MFQRLQSWLDARDAPRPILGRWLLAAILIALGLHAVESSPLGKLLDQKLIQALEFRLRAAMGQGPQLDPRLKIYFMDDRSIRSLGRDDLDFQEWAEFFKAVAAAKPRLIMIDKIFATPRGRYDADKISEDLKAAGVPLASIVFMTADTLKFVEPIPLDLPIWAKKRWMPSDMELDWLPVTPRAVYGPHVDVQKSFSLFGHAHYSGGGTVELFHRPAADVLIPHWSLWAADWVTVGPQGIAINGQRMTTRTAEVLVNLLDRETILKQSFSLDRAFKRAEKNVSFADVITPEQIVLILPGMYTGSSDLVETPMGSIPGGYLMIAMVNSVITGQWIQTIAASLPKLFLGTMLGVLAGLLLEPMIFALIFLLATSGAAALGLALFAFADIKIFWLWPNLGFVLLSLSALTWKMMRRDSKNRTLQAALADVIATDQLQKILANPNVLIKEPSAQNVSIMFLDLVGFSLTSQRLPPQETFAQLKDLLHEATRIIHRHEGVIDKTLGDGLLCFFGYNLLGQTQSAHADQAVQCAMAIQRRLYERCLTAHDKGEALYPARIGINTAQVYIGNIGNETRFDFTLIGDGVNFASRLESACEPFRIMIGSETRELLGPWADASILIPRYVRVKHSQQLVKAWQVDPFQSEPGAIERAERLYWNFARIERLEERLELPPLKVLLRSEHGVFELRDFSRTGLALVGDIFLAKDVLLDVSMDVEDEGLMKKLQDWGLASFTIEIRWGKIDQHRFKHGAKILGLNGIQRNRIFEELQRQGKPAA
- a CDS encoding response regulator — protein: MSRLYKILVAEDNELMLELLSAEVQEYLVTVDLRQACDGHDALSKAMSEPFDLIISDNVMPGLLGSAVLRSLRSNPGPNQNTPFIFCSGNFSLDEVKGLKDCHLLQKPFDMRRLHALLARLFQYENPHFA
- a CDS encoding substrate-binding periplasmic protein yields the protein MIPQLYPWLLFFFTGSSVTAEGMPPRAPIEINFPDFPPYYFKDSQGRRQGITTDTLSQCLNAIKRPFIFVDLPIERMQISMQEGFIDIHTYSYSEARESFVDFGHQELFRTEYRPFVRADSNISITKPTDFDSLRLGHIIGLRYSPMFMKYVEERRKARTVDEAASTEQNFRKLLAGRIDAFVNAVEPALYAAQRLGLKDQVKVLDWVAHDGHYFTAVSKKSQHIPDRIAFLRELDACLAQMKKDGSFCAIYRSYGLACPDLPNRP